In one window of Flavobacterium ginsengisoli DNA:
- a CDS encoding sugar 3,4-ketoisomerase: protein METTINDIQYIKFPVVEDVRGNLAFIQNDILPFEFKRIYYLFDIPSNAFRGGHSHIEQHEILVALSGSFYVTLDDGFQKTKILLNKPDVGLHLVNGLWRELEDFSSGAVCLVLASDVFDEDDYIRDYDKFLMFKK, encoded by the coding sequence ATGGAAACGACAATTAATGATATTCAATACATAAAATTTCCGGTAGTAGAGGATGTTAGAGGTAATTTGGCTTTTATACAAAATGATATTTTACCTTTTGAGTTTAAGCGAATTTATTACCTTTTTGATATCCCGAGCAATGCTTTTCGAGGAGGCCATTCGCATATAGAACAGCATGAAATTTTAGTGGCGCTTAGTGGCAGTTTTTATGTTACATTGGATGATGGTTTTCAAAAAACTAAAATTTTACTAAATAAGCCAGATGTGGGATTGCATTTAGTCAATGGATTGTGGCGTGAACTTGAAGATTTTTCTTCTGGAGCTGTATGTCTTGTTTTAGCATCAGATGTTTTTGATGAAGATGATTACATAAGAGATTATGACAAATTTTTGATGTTTAAAAAATGA